One Alcaligenes ammonioxydans DNA segment encodes these proteins:
- a CDS encoding amino acid ABC transporter permease, whose translation MELIDTFLNPTILAASWPLLLQGLWLTIKLSVIIVPLAALLGLVIAAVHYQQHRWLNRLILLYVDFFRAFPPLVLLIFIYYGLPFLGLPLNEFSATVLALVLNSSGYFAEIFRAGLESVSPGQNEAARSTGLNARQAMAYVVVPQGVRNVIPDLASNTLEAIKQTSIASAVALPELLRSAQIMQGETYSQTPLVAAALIYFILLWPLVRMISRMQKPFVIPR comes from the coding sequence ATGGAATTGATCGATACCTTCCTCAATCCGACGATTCTCGCCGCCAGCTGGCCCTTGTTGCTGCAGGGCTTGTGGCTGACCATCAAGCTCTCGGTCATTATCGTGCCGCTGGCTGCCTTGCTGGGTCTGGTGATTGCCGCTGTGCACTATCAGCAGCATCGCTGGCTGAACCGGCTGATTTTGCTGTACGTGGACTTTTTCCGGGCCTTTCCGCCTTTGGTGCTGCTGATCTTCATTTATTACGGCCTGCCGTTCCTGGGCCTGCCTCTGAATGAGTTCTCTGCCACGGTGCTGGCCCTGGTCCTGAACAGTAGTGGCTATTTTGCGGAGATTTTCCGGGCGGGCCTGGAGTCGGTGTCACCGGGGCAAAATGAGGCGGCTCGCTCGACGGGACTGAATGCCCGCCAGGCCATGGCCTATGTGGTAGTGCCGCAAGGTGTGCGAAATGTGATCCCTGATCTGGCAAGCAATACGCTGGAAGCTATCAAACAGACCTCGATTGCCTCGGCCGTGGCCTTGCCCGAGCTGTTGCGCTCGGCCCAGATCATGCAGGGTGAGACCTACAGCCAGACACCGCTGGTCGCGGCCGCGCTGATTTACTTCATTCTTCTCTGGCCCTTGGTACGCATGATTTCGCGTATGCAAAAGCCGTTTGTCATTCCACGTTGA
- a CDS encoding ABC transporter permease, which yields MSEQAQTLGVTPVYKRRLRLRDFNEITVPAITLIAVVILWELASRLFDIPEYLVPAPSRIWADSMQMKEAMLMHTLVSTRTIMLGFLLSIAVSFPLAVLITYSRFFEQAIYPLLILTQSIPKVALAPILVIIFGPTELPRVVVTFLVAFFPLVISMTAGLLAAPPELIELVRACRATRLQEFFRIRLPFAVPFIFSGLKVAITLSVVGAVVGEFVAADQGLGYLITTSTAFFKTPVAFGAMAILSVLGIVFFQVISAAERILFPWAIKDNRS from the coding sequence ATGAGTGAGCAAGCTCAAACCCTGGGCGTCACGCCCGTCTATAAACGACGGCTGCGCCTGCGCGATTTCAATGAAATTACCGTCCCGGCCATCACCCTGATTGCCGTGGTCATTTTGTGGGAGCTGGCCAGCCGCCTGTTTGACATCCCTGAGTACCTGGTGCCCGCCCCCTCGCGCATCTGGGCCGACTCCATGCAGATGAAAGAAGCCATGCTGATGCATACGCTGGTCTCGACGCGCACCATCATGCTGGGCTTTTTGCTGTCCATTGCGGTGAGCTTCCCGCTGGCCGTGCTGATTACCTATTCACGTTTTTTTGAGCAGGCCATCTATCCCTTATTGATCCTGACCCAATCCATCCCCAAGGTGGCTCTGGCTCCGATCCTGGTCATTATCTTCGGCCCCACCGAGTTACCCCGTGTGGTGGTGACGTTTCTGGTCGCCTTCTTCCCGCTGGTGATCTCCATGACGGCGGGCCTGCTGGCAGCGCCACCCGAGCTGATTGAGCTGGTGCGTGCGTGCCGCGCCACCCGCCTGCAGGAGTTTTTCCGCATTCGCCTGCCCTTTGCCGTGCCCTTTATTTTCTCGGGCCTGAAAGTGGCTATTACCTTGTCCGTGGTGGGCGCCGTGGTGGGCGAGTTTGTGGCGGCCGACCAAGGTCTGGGTTACCTGATCACGACCTCCACCGCCTTTTTCAAGACGCCGGTTGCCTTCGGTGCCATGGCCATCCTGTCGGTCCTGGGCATTGTGTTCTTCCAGGTGATTTCCGCCGCCGAACGCATCCTGTTCCCGTGGGCGATCAAAGACAATCGGAGCTGA
- a CDS encoding amino acid ABC transporter permease, whose translation MEQILYYFFNWTLISPYLPEILQGFWVTLQMAVMTVVLGTALGLALAVLRCYGWRPVNILMTLYVDVFRAIPQLVIIVLVFFALPSVGIVIDPMPATVLALSLVLSAFAEEIFWSGIAAVPTGQWEAGRSTGMGFSQTLFAIILPQAVRLAIPPLTNRAIGITKGTTLGSVIAVPELLNVSSNIQSTIANPTAFTAGAFLFCLIFFPFVYLTRVLERRYAIKS comes from the coding sequence ATGGAGCAGATTCTTTATTACTTCTTTAACTGGACGCTGATCAGCCCCTACCTGCCTGAGATATTGCAGGGCTTTTGGGTGACGCTGCAAATGGCCGTCATGACCGTGGTTCTGGGCACGGCCCTGGGTCTGGCACTGGCGGTGCTGCGCTGTTATGGCTGGCGTCCAGTCAATATCCTGATGACGCTGTATGTGGACGTATTCCGTGCGATTCCACAACTGGTCATTATTGTGTTGGTCTTTTTTGCTTTGCCGTCTGTGGGGATTGTGATCGATCCTATGCCAGCCACGGTGCTGGCCTTGAGTCTGGTGCTGTCCGCCTTTGCGGAAGAGATCTTTTGGTCCGGTATTGCAGCGGTGCCGACCGGGCAATGGGAAGCGGGGCGCTCGACAGGCATGGGTTTCAGCCAGACGCTGTTTGCCATCATCTTGCCGCAGGCCGTGCGGCTGGCGATTCCCCCACTGACCAATCGTGCCATCGGGATTACCAAAGGCACCACGCTGGGCTCGGTCATCGCTGTGCCTGAATTGCTTAACGTCTCCAGCAACATTCAGTCCACCATTGCCAACCCCACCGCCTTCACGGCCGGGGCCTTTTTGTTCTGCCTGATTTTCTTCCCCTTCGTGTATCTCACGCGGGTGCTGGAACGGCGCTATGCGATCAAATCGTAG
- a CDS encoding amidohydrolase family protein, producing MTFPYTVIRGALVLSHAQAKAEPLDILIKNGKIEAMGPPGLPVPVDATVVQADDQLLHPGLINAHTHGHGTYAKAMGDRWSLELLLTAGPWINGDRHLEDKYLSTQLNAAEMLLKGCTASYDLYSEVPVPTAEGMNAVAQAYVDAGMRATVAPMMADLSFYQSVPGLIEALPQDLQKFVAQLTPQSFRATLSGLTDFLDQQRNADRIRVALAPTIPMLCSDEFLQSCGEISAERDIGLHSHVGESYVQALTGIKRYGSTIVQHLDKLGLISPRFTLAHAIWLDERDLDILAVRGAMVAHNPGSNMRLGNGIADVNAMLERGITVGLGTDGSNSGDNQNMYEAMRLASFSSKVRGPNTERWITTEQALYAATEGSARCLGMGEQLGRLEPGRKADIVFLDLAHINWIPHNNTVNQLVHLEDGLALRHVMVDGRFAVRDRQLTQVNMPRLRQQVEQAQERITRNTYDKRHITEKLAKAVGSFCLCLGHDRYHVQRWAHPSQDLT from the coding sequence ATGACCTTCCCTTATACCGTCATCCGTGGTGCCCTGGTGCTGTCCCACGCCCAGGCCAAGGCCGAGCCTTTGGACATCCTGATCAAGAATGGCAAGATCGAAGCCATGGGCCCGCCCGGCTTGCCCGTCCCCGTCGATGCCACGGTGGTGCAAGCGGACGACCAATTGCTGCATCCCGGCTTGATCAACGCCCACACCCACGGCCATGGCACCTATGCCAAGGCCATGGGAGATCGCTGGTCACTGGAACTGTTATTGACGGCTGGCCCCTGGATCAATGGCGACCGCCATCTGGAAGACAAATACCTGAGCACGCAGCTCAATGCGGCCGAAATGCTGCTCAAGGGCTGTACCGCCAGCTACGACCTGTACTCCGAGGTGCCTGTACCCACTGCCGAAGGCATGAATGCCGTGGCCCAGGCCTATGTGGATGCCGGCATGCGGGCCACGGTCGCGCCCATGATGGCCGACCTGTCCTTTTACCAGTCCGTGCCCGGCCTGATCGAAGCCCTGCCCCAGGACTTGCAGAAGTTTGTGGCCCAACTGACACCGCAATCATTCCGGGCCACGCTATCGGGGCTGACGGACTTTCTGGACCAGCAGCGCAACGCCGACCGCATTCGCGTGGCCCTGGCCCCGACCATTCCCATGTTGTGTTCGGACGAGTTCCTGCAAAGCTGTGGTGAAATCAGCGCGGAGCGCGATATCGGCCTGCACAGCCACGTTGGCGAGTCCTATGTGCAAGCCCTGACCGGCATAAAACGTTATGGCAGCACCATTGTTCAACACCTGGACAAGCTGGGCCTGATCTCGCCCCGTTTCACCCTGGCGCACGCCATCTGGCTGGACGAGCGCGACCTGGACATTCTGGCGGTGCGCGGAGCCATGGTGGCCCACAACCCCGGCAGCAATATGCGTCTGGGCAATGGGATTGCCGATGTGAATGCCATGCTGGAGCGCGGTATTACCGTGGGTCTGGGCACGGACGGCTCAAACAGTGGCGATAACCAGAACATGTACGAAGCCATGCGCCTGGCCTCCTTCTCATCCAAGGTGCGTGGCCCCAATACCGAACGCTGGATTACCACCGAACAAGCGCTGTACGCGGCCACCGAAGGCAGCGCCCGCTGCCTGGGCATGGGCGAGCAACTGGGACGTCTGGAGCCGGGTCGCAAGGCCGATATCGTGTTTCTGGATCTGGCCCATATCAACTGGATTCCGCATAACAACACGGTCAATCAGCTCGTGCATCTGGAAGACGGTCTGGCCCTGCGCCACGTAATGGTCGACGGCCGGTTTGCCGTGCGCGACCGACAGTTAACACAAGTGAATATGCCGCGCCTGCGACAGCAAGTGGAGCAGGCCCAGGAACGCATCACACGCAATACCTACGACAAGCGCCACATCACGGAAAAACTGGCCAAGGCCGTAGGTTCTTTCTGCCTGTGCCTGGGCCATGACCGCTATCACGTGCAGCGCTGGGCACACCCTAGCCAAGACTTAACATGA
- a CDS encoding substrate-binding periplasmic protein has protein sequence MQGVNTIAAWVAAISRTRTPSQGGHARLGRARLGHACLGRKAGVMLAAVAASLALSLPAQADNPNQGKKFKVAADVGLVPFFMRGADGKLDGFSNDLTQEVAQRMGYDGAEVIDTPFSAIFAGLFSSRYDMVAAPTNTTRERAEQMLFAEPYMAGGLSFLAKKGATVNTLDDLKGKTIAVNNGSFSDRWLQDNQDKYGYKIQRFNKNTDAVQAVAIGRAFANMSETPLARYIATQTPALAPVYDMTTEANYAFAFRKDDTALRNRVDEVLECMKQDGSLSKLHMKWFGTEPNAGTAMTVIFPGYGVPDYPGYEPTGHTPDCSRP, from the coding sequence ATGCAAGGTGTAAACACCATTGCCGCGTGGGTCGCGGCTATTTCTCGCACACGTACTCCCTCTCAAGGGGGACATGCCCGTTTGGGACGTGCCCGTCTGGGACATGCCTGTCTGGGCAGGAAAGCGGGTGTGATGCTGGCGGCTGTCGCTGCAAGTCTGGCCTTGAGCCTGCCTGCACAGGCGGACAATCCCAATCAGGGCAAGAAGTTCAAAGTGGCCGCGGATGTGGGCCTGGTGCCGTTTTTCATGCGCGGCGCCGATGGCAAGCTGGATGGTTTTTCCAACGATCTGACCCAGGAAGTAGCCCAGCGCATGGGCTATGACGGTGCCGAGGTCATCGACACGCCGTTTTCCGCCATTTTTGCGGGCCTGTTTTCCAGTCGCTACGACATGGTGGCGGCGCCCACCAACACCACACGGGAACGGGCCGAGCAAATGCTGTTTGCCGAGCCGTATATGGCAGGCGGTCTGAGCTTTCTGGCTAAAAAAGGCGCAACGGTCAATACGCTGGATGATCTGAAAGGCAAGACGATTGCTGTCAATAATGGCAGTTTCTCGGATCGCTGGTTGCAGGATAACCAGGATAAATACGGCTATAAGATCCAGCGTTTCAACAAGAATACCGATGCGGTGCAGGCGGTGGCTATTGGCCGCGCGTTTGCCAATATGTCCGAAACGCCATTGGCCCGTTACATTGCCACGCAAACCCCTGCTCTGGCACCGGTGTACGACATGACGACCGAAGCCAACTATGCCTTTGCGTTTCGCAAGGACGATACGGCTTTGCGCAATCGTGTCGACGAAGTGCTGGAATGCATGAAGCAGGATGGATCGCTGTCCAAGCTGCACATGAAATGGTTTGGCACTGAACCCAATGCCGGCACCGCCATGACGGTGATCTTCCCCGGCTATGGCGTGCCTGATTATCCCGGCTACGAGCCCACCGGGCACACCCCCGACTGCTCCCGTCCTTAA
- a CDS encoding amino acid ABC transporter ATP-binding protein: MSEIVRIQGLRKSFGQAEILKGIDLSVNTGEVLVMIGGSGSGKSTCLRCINRLETPTSGTIMVAGNEVTCPRTDLNQVRQNIGMVFQGIHLYPHMTALGNVMLALRKVKKVPKPQAEELARHHLEQVGLAQRMEHYPSQLSGGQQQRVGIARALALEPKVMLFDEPTSGLDPELVGEVLNVMKRTRDAGMTMVIVTHEMQFAREVGDRIVFMDQGVILDQGSPEDILGQPRHKRIQDFLSRMH; the protein is encoded by the coding sequence ATGAGTGAGATTGTCCGCATCCAGGGCTTGCGCAAATCCTTTGGGCAGGCCGAAATTCTTAAAGGCATAGACCTGAGCGTCAACACCGGCGAAGTTCTTGTGATGATTGGCGGGTCGGGCTCGGGAAAAAGTACCTGCCTGCGTTGCATCAACCGTCTAGAGACCCCCACCAGCGGCACGATTATGGTGGCAGGCAATGAAGTGACCTGCCCTCGCACCGATCTGAATCAGGTGCGCCAAAACATAGGCATGGTGTTTCAGGGCATCCATCTGTACCCGCATATGACGGCGCTGGGCAATGTGATGCTGGCGTTGCGCAAGGTGAAAAAAGTACCCAAGCCACAGGCCGAGGAACTGGCCCGTCATCACCTGGAGCAGGTCGGTCTGGCCCAGCGCATGGAGCACTATCCCAGCCAGTTGTCCGGCGGTCAGCAGCAACGTGTGGGCATTGCCCGTGCGCTGGCGCTGGAGCCCAAAGTCATGCTGTTTGATGAACCTACTTCGGGCCTGGACCCTGAACTGGTGGGGGAAGTGCTGAACGTGATGAAACGTACCCGTGATGCAGGCATGACCATGGTGATTGTGACCCACGAAATGCAGTTTGCCCGCGAGGTGGGGGACCGCATTGTATTCATGGACCAGGGTGTGATTCTGGATCAAGGCAGTCCCGAGGACATTTTGGGCCAGCCGCGTCACAAGCGCATTCAGGATTTTCTGAGCCGCATGCACTGA
- a CDS encoding LysR substrate-binding domain-containing protein produces the protein MLLNLRQIEVFRAIMLTGSISKAAQLLNVSQPAISRLLSYTESRIGLVLFERIKGRLYPTPEARRLYQEVEQVHNSVQRVNEVATDLIEKRHGSLHIAVSPSLGQTLIPMAVTRFRQAFPDVKVYVRTLISSDLVQALVTQQAEVGVAIVPLTHPSLHAQSIYENHLVAVLPASHPLADKQELDARDLEGLDLIGYGNDTPYGQMVQQLFGNRPGIPQLAVEVRLTHIACAMVQAGAGIAIVDELAVAGRVWPDVVVRPINPRTTMPLHMLHSNVVPVSQLAHDFMEMVVSTASRGMRAGWA, from the coding sequence ATGTTGCTCAATCTTCGTCAAATCGAGGTTTTTCGCGCCATCATGCTGACCGGCTCGATCAGCAAGGCAGCGCAACTGCTGAACGTGTCGCAGCCGGCCATCAGCCGCCTCCTGTCCTATACCGAATCACGCATTGGTCTGGTGCTGTTTGAGCGCATCAAAGGGCGGCTGTATCCCACGCCCGAAGCGCGTCGGCTCTATCAGGAAGTGGAGCAAGTCCATAACAGTGTGCAGCGGGTCAACGAGGTGGCGACCGACTTGATCGAAAAGCGTCATGGCAGCTTGCACATTGCCGTCAGTCCCAGTTTGGGACAGACCTTGATTCCCATGGCGGTGACGCGTTTTCGCCAGGCCTTTCCGGATGTGAAGGTCTATGTGCGTACCCTGATTTCCAGCGACCTGGTACAGGCTTTGGTCACGCAACAGGCCGAAGTGGGCGTGGCGATTGTGCCCCTGACCCATCCCAGCCTGCACGCCCAATCCATTTACGAAAACCATCTGGTGGCTGTGCTGCCAGCCAGCCATCCGCTGGCTGACAAGCAGGAGCTGGACGCCCGTGACCTGGAAGGTCTGGACCTGATTGGCTATGGCAATGACACCCCTTATGGCCAGATGGTGCAGCAGTTGTTCGGCAACCGTCCCGGCATACCGCAGCTGGCGGTAGAAGTGCGTCTGACTCATATTGCCTGTGCCATGGTGCAGGCCGGCGCGGGAATTGCGATTGTGGACGAACTGGCCGTGGCCGGTCGCGTCTGGCCGGATGTGGTGGTACGACCGATCAATCCGCGCACCACCATGCCCTTGCACATGCTGCATTCCAATGTGGTGCCGGTCTCGCAACTGGCACACGATTTCATGGAAATGGTGGTCTCGACGGCTTCCCGGGGCATGCGGGCGGGTTGGGCCTGA
- a CDS encoding dihydroorotase yields MSDFDLVVRGNIVERDRIITDGWVAVREGRVAARGIGAAPSAREHVDARGMWVMPGVLDGQVHSGSQANQEGLGWASRAAAAGGVTTMVEMPYDDPEPVASRPQLEDKIARIESDCHVDVACYGTLNDQHGLEAAAGLIEGGVCGFKFSTFEASPNRFPRVEEDILMEAFRLIAPSGLACGVHNQDQELTRKNIKRMVEAGDTGWDAFLRAHTPLIENLATSAIYEIGAQTGARAHAVHVSLSRGFEICNMYRRAGHKASIETCVQYLMLNHEEHTRRFGAKTKHYPPIRPKAEMDLLWTHIANDECTFVSSDHVSWGLERKQFENVFQNSSGGPGLETLLPAFWTGCAEHGISPTMVVKQLCWGPAQHFLLEHRKGSLNVGADADIVIVKPDTYRFDPSTSLSAVTWSSFEDREFQVRVEATYVRGQLAWDGKTIRNAAGDGQFIRPHKAGELS; encoded by the coding sequence ATGAGCGATTTTGATCTGGTAGTACGAGGAAATATTGTTGAGCGCGACCGCATCATCACGGACGGCTGGGTCGCCGTGCGTGAGGGCCGGGTGGCCGCACGCGGTATTGGCGCGGCTCCTTCAGCCCGTGAACATGTGGATGCGCGTGGCATGTGGGTCATGCCCGGCGTGCTGGACGGTCAGGTGCACTCCGGCAGCCAGGCCAATCAGGAAGGGCTGGGCTGGGCCTCACGGGCGGCGGCAGCCGGTGGCGTCACCACCATGGTGGAAATGCCTTATGACGACCCCGAGCCCGTGGCCTCCCGCCCGCAGCTGGAAGACAAGATTGCCCGCATTGAAAGCGATTGCCATGTGGACGTGGCCTGCTACGGCACCCTGAATGACCAGCACGGTCTGGAAGCGGCCGCCGGCCTGATTGAAGGCGGTGTCTGCGGTTTCAAATTCTCAACCTTTGAAGCCAGCCCCAACCGCTTCCCGCGCGTGGAAGAAGACATTCTGATGGAGGCCTTTCGCCTGATCGCCCCCTCCGGTCTGGCTTGCGGTGTGCATAACCAGGACCAGGAGCTGACCCGCAAGAACATCAAGCGCATGGTTGAAGCGGGTGATACAGGCTGGGACGCGTTCTTGCGCGCCCATACCCCCCTGATCGAAAACCTGGCCACCAGCGCCATTTATGAAATCGGGGCCCAGACCGGCGCCCGTGCCCACGCCGTACACGTCTCCCTGTCGCGTGGCTTTGAGATCTGCAATATGTATCGCCGGGCCGGCCACAAAGCCTCGATCGAAACCTGCGTGCAGTACCTGATGCTGAACCACGAGGAGCATACCCGCCGCTTTGGTGCCAAGACCAAACACTACCCACCCATTCGTCCCAAAGCGGAAATGGATCTGCTCTGGACCCACATCGCCAACGACGAATGTACCTTCGTGTCCTCCGACCACGTAAGCTGGGGCCTGGAGCGCAAACAGTTTGAAAACGTGTTTCAGAACTCCTCCGGTGGTCCTGGTCTGGAAACGCTGCTGCCCGCCTTCTGGACCGGCTGCGCCGAGCACGGCATTTCCCCCACCATGGTCGTCAAGCAATTGTGCTGGGGCCCGGCCCAACACTTCCTGCTGGAACACCGCAAGGGCTCGCTGAATGTAGGTGCAGATGCCGACATCGTGATCGTCAAACCCGACACCTACCGCTTTGACCCGTCCACCAGCCTGTCCGCCGTGACCTGGAGTTCTTTTGAGGACCGCGAGTTTCAGGTACGTGTGGAAGCCACCTATGTGCGAGGACAACTGGCCTGGGACGGCAAAACCATACGCAATGCCGCGGGCGACGGTCAGTTCATCCGTCCGCACAAAGCAGGCGAATTGTCATGA
- a CDS encoding dihydrodipicolinate synthase family protein, producing the protein MKNKGVFSICPTPFKPGGELDLQSLVSLVNFQLEAGIHGLAILGVMGELHKLSTFERRRVIETVVAGVRGAVPVWVGVRAMGTAAAVEQARSAEDLGADAIFVAPLAGADDEMQVSFYRQIVQAIRIPVVIHDFPELFAARISPALAVRLKEEAGVSILNSEDPPVGQKITAVRGLSGDALPILSGLGGMHFLEELQRGADGVVTGFSFPEILLKVYALYRQGEQQEAARVFDRYCSLIRYEFQPLVALALRKYSYMRRGIIACDATRDPATALDHLSRDEFEAVVRRVGLDLTVTGVQTV; encoded by the coding sequence ATGAAAAATAAAGGTGTCTTTTCCATTTGCCCGACCCCTTTCAAACCGGGTGGCGAGCTGGATTTGCAAAGCCTGGTCAGTCTGGTGAATTTTCAGCTGGAGGCCGGTATACACGGACTGGCGATTCTGGGGGTGATGGGCGAGTTGCATAAGCTCAGCACGTTCGAGCGTCGGCGTGTTATTGAAACGGTGGTGGCCGGCGTGCGTGGCGCAGTGCCGGTCTGGGTGGGGGTGCGGGCCATGGGAACGGCAGCCGCGGTGGAGCAGGCTCGCAGTGCCGAGGACCTGGGAGCAGATGCCATCTTTGTCGCACCCCTGGCCGGGGCGGACGACGAGATGCAGGTGTCTTTTTATCGCCAGATCGTGCAGGCCATTCGTATTCCCGTCGTCATTCACGACTTTCCGGAATTGTTTGCAGCCCGTATCAGCCCGGCTTTGGCGGTGCGGCTGAAAGAGGAGGCGGGAGTATCCATTCTGAACTCCGAAGATCCCCCTGTCGGCCAGAAAATCACCGCCGTGCGGGGTTTGTCAGGGGATGCCTTGCCCATTTTGAGTGGCTTGGGCGGCATGCATTTTCTGGAGGAATTGCAGCGGGGTGCCGATGGTGTCGTGACAGGTTTCTCCTTTCCGGAAATCCTGCTCAAAGTCTATGCGCTGTATCGGCAAGGCGAGCAGCAAGAGGCCGCGCGTGTGTTCGACCGTTATTGCTCGCTGATCCGTTACGAGTTTCAACCGCTAGTGGCACTGGCGCTGCGCAAGTATTCCTACATGCGCCGTGGCATCATCGCCTGCGACGCCACCCGCGATCCAGCCACGGCGCTGGATCACCTCAGCCGTGACGAGTTCGAGGCTGTGGTACGCCGTGTGGGCCTGGACTTGACCGTCACGGGTGTGCAAACCGTTTAA
- a CDS encoding ABC transporter ATP-binding protein, producing the protein MIRIQDVNLIYGRHTERETQALKHINLDIQDNEIIAIVGASGCGKSTLLRLIAGLLMPSSGTVSIDDEIVAHPRQDTGIVFQAPTLVPWANILDNTLLPSSIMGCLDDQARSRATRLLTTAGLGNFLHHHPKQLSGGMQQRVAICRALVHNPKVVLMDEPFGALDALTRETMTLELLRLWYEDPKTIVFVTHSISEAVMLGHRIVVMSPRPGQITEILDVSLPRERDFSLVGTPEFTRCAAAVRELIFQHEVA; encoded by the coding sequence GTGATACGCATTCAAGACGTGAACCTGATCTACGGTCGTCATACCGAGCGCGAGACTCAGGCACTGAAACACATCAATCTGGACATCCAGGACAACGAAATCATTGCCATCGTCGGCGCGTCGGGCTGCGGGAAATCCACCCTGCTGCGCCTGATTGCCGGCTTGCTGATGCCCTCAAGCGGCACCGTCAGTATTGATGATGAAATCGTTGCCCACCCCCGCCAGGACACCGGCATTGTGTTCCAGGCCCCGACCCTGGTGCCCTGGGCCAATATTCTGGACAACACCCTCTTGCCGTCCAGCATCATGGGTTGCCTGGACGATCAGGCCCGCAGCCGCGCCACGCGCCTGTTGACCACCGCAGGTCTGGGCAATTTCCTGCACCATCATCCCAAACAGTTGTCTGGTGGCATGCAGCAACGCGTCGCCATTTGCCGCGCACTGGTTCACAACCCGAAAGTGGTGCTGATGGACGAGCCTTTTGGCGCTCTGGACGCGCTGACCCGCGAGACCATGACGCTGGAGTTGCTGCGCCTTTGGTACGAAGACCCCAAAACCATCGTGTTTGTGACGCACTCGATTTCCGAGGCCGTCATGCTGGGGCATCGCATCGTGGTCATGTCGCCACGCCCCGGCCAGATTACCGAGATTCTGGACGTGAGCCTGCCGCGTGAACGTGACTTTTCCCTGGTGGGCACACCGGAATTTACGCGCTGTGCCGCTGCCGTGCGTGAACTTATTTTCCAACACGAGGTGGCGTGA
- a CDS encoding ABC transporter substrate-binding protein encodes MQTLLARTLAVLGVGLAAAAPTAHAADNVHLMLDFIPTGDYAPYYSGIANGIYEKHGIDLKITRGTGSGDTVLKVAGGAADIGLADISAILTSRQNSQTPIKAIASTFSHSAHSLFVLKDSGITNFSGLEGKKIAVSPGNSHKLYFPMVARKANTDPDKIQWVTVDGSSMAPLLINGKVDAAPFLATNYYYQNKQAKRFGKEIVVLPFSDQGFNIYALSVFTTDKTLAERPQMVQNFLNATIEAWDAARKDPDTACQAHVKANPEIDRDDCMGNLNAVLGYIYTDFSKEHGVGSLEEGRMKNTYEAVAEAQSLDPAWDYHQAYDTQFIVKANGTAKP; translated from the coding sequence ATGCAAACCCTGCTTGCTCGCACCCTGGCGGTGCTGGGCGTGGGACTGGCCGCTGCTGCGCCCACCGCCCACGCCGCTGACAACGTTCATCTGATGCTGGACTTCATTCCCACCGGCGACTATGCCCCGTATTACTCGGGCATTGCCAACGGGATTTACGAGAAACACGGCATAGACCTGAAGATCACCCGCGGCACAGGTTCGGGCGACACCGTGCTGAAGGTAGCCGGTGGTGCCGCCGATATTGGTCTGGCCGACATTTCCGCCATTCTGACCTCGCGCCAGAACAGCCAGACTCCCATCAAGGCCATTGCGTCCACCTTCTCGCACTCGGCCCATTCCCTGTTTGTGCTCAAGGACTCGGGCATCACCAACTTCTCCGGCCTGGAGGGCAAAAAAATTGCCGTCTCGCCCGGCAACAGCCACAAGCTGTACTTCCCCATGGTGGCGCGCAAAGCCAATACCGATCCCGACAAGATTCAGTGGGTCACCGTCGACGGTTCTTCCATGGCGCCACTGCTGATTAACGGCAAAGTGGACGCCGCCCCTTTCCTGGCCACCAACTACTACTACCAGAACAAACAGGCCAAGCGTTTTGGCAAGGAGATCGTGGTGCTGCCCTTTAGCGACCAGGGTTTCAACATCTACGCCCTGTCCGTTTTCACCACTGACAAGACGCTGGCCGAACGCCCACAGATGGTGCAGAACTTTCTGAACGCCACCATCGAGGCCTGGGACGCCGCCCGCAAGGACCCGGACACGGCTTGTCAGGCCCACGTCAAAGCCAATCCTGAAATTGACCGGGATGACTGCATGGGCAATCTGAACGCCGTGCTGGGCTACATCTACACCGATTTCAGCAAGGAGCACGGTGTCGGCAGCCTGGAAGAGGGTCGCATGAAAAACACCTATGAAGCGGTGGCGGAGGCACAAAGCCTGGACCCTGCCTGGGACTATCACCAAGCCTACGACACCCAGTTCATCGTCAAGGCCAACGGCACGGCCAAGCCCTGA